A window of the Rhodoferax sp. GW822-FHT02A01 genome harbors these coding sequences:
- a CDS encoding FlxA-like family protein, with the protein MQVTSSTSSTTSTASGSSASNSQIAQLQRKLKDLTQQLKDLATSNMDAKAKQKKAELLQAQIEAIQAQITAIQNQKQQVQIEKANKAKAEKDKDNDKSKSKNTGAAATATSGSHIDVFV; encoded by the coding sequence ATGCAAGTCACCAGTTCAACCTCCTCCACGACGTCCACTGCTTCTGGCTCGAGTGCCAGCAACAGCCAGATCGCTCAGCTACAGAGGAAGCTGAAAGATCTGACCCAGCAGCTCAAAGACCTTGCGACGTCCAACATGGACGCCAAAGCCAAGCAGAAGAAGGCGGAGCTGTTGCAGGCACAGATCGAGGCGATCCAAGCCCAGATTACGGCCATCCAGAACCAGAAGCAGCAAGTGCAGATTGAAAAGGCCAACAAGGCAAAGGCCGAAAAAGACAAGGACAATGACAAGTCCAAGTCAAAAAACACCGGCGCTGCCGCCACAGCCACTTCCGGCTCCCACATCGACGTATTTGTCTGA
- a CDS encoding glutathione S-transferase, with protein sequence MAKAVLTISSKNYGAWALRGWLMAKLAGLEFTEKVISPDDPAMKAEMLLLSSSMLVPSLLHDGIKVWDTLAIGEYLNEIKPKAQLLPADAKARAHCRAICGEMHSGFASLRGSLPMNIKGKFPNFKVWSRAQADIDRVKEIWTECLSTYKGPFLFGKQPTLADAMYAPVVARFLSYDIPMDKVCAAYAKHIMALPAMQEWVTAALAEPDEIDELDAEF encoded by the coding sequence ATGGCCAAGGCAGTGTTAACCATCAGCAGCAAGAATTACGGCGCCTGGGCGCTGCGCGGCTGGCTGATGGCCAAGCTGGCCGGGCTGGAATTTACCGAGAAGGTCATCTCGCCGGACGATCCGGCCATGAAGGCGGAGATGCTGCTGCTGTCCTCCAGCATGCTGGTGCCATCACTACTGCACGACGGCATCAAGGTCTGGGACACCCTGGCCATTGGCGAGTACCTCAACGAGATCAAGCCCAAGGCCCAGTTGCTCCCCGCAGATGCCAAGGCGCGCGCGCACTGCCGCGCCATCTGCGGCGAGATGCATTCCGGCTTTGCTTCGCTGCGAGGCTCCTTGCCGATGAACATCAAGGGCAAGTTTCCGAACTTCAAGGTCTGGTCACGCGCGCAGGCCGATATCGACCGGGTCAAGGAAATCTGGACCGAGTGTCTGTCCACCTATAAAGGCCCCTTTCTGTTTGGCAAGCAGCCCACACTAGCCGACGCCATGTACGCGCCCGTGGTGGCCCGCTTCCTGAGCTATGACATTCCCATGGACAAGGTGTGCGCGGCGTACGCCAAGCACATCATGGCGCTGCCCGCCATGCAGGAGTGGGTGACTGCGGCATTGGCCGAGCCCGACGAAATCGACGAGCTCGATGCCGAGTTCTGA
- the phaZ gene encoding polyhydroxyalkanoate depolymerase, with amino-acid sequence MLYQAYQFQTDATSPLRLMSQIGSSFIGFAGAGSGLARRVSAALEVYSRMRLTHSRPDYGISTVWIKEEAVAVQEEAVLEMPFGRLLHFRKEAGAQPDDQPKVLLVAPLSGHFATLLRETVRTLLQDHDVFITDWNNARDVPLSQGGFGLDDYIDHMIRFIEEVGVGTHVVAVCQPCVAALAATAIMAEDDNPKQPRSLTLMAGPVDCRVNPTGVNTLATSKPIEWFEKNLISHVPLPHAGFMRRVYPGFVQLSAFMSMNLERHKQAFIDMYKHTVDGDHDKALSIKTFYDEYLAVNDLPAEFYLETIEKVFQTYDLALGKLIYRGRLVNTRAIRRTALMTVEGERDDICSVGQTVAAQDLCSSIRPYLKNHHVQTGVGHYGVFSGKKWNQQIYPRVRDSIHASNG; translated from the coding sequence ATGCTGTACCAGGCTTATCAGTTCCAGACCGATGCAACCTCGCCGTTGCGCCTGATGTCGCAGATCGGAAGCTCATTCATTGGTTTCGCGGGCGCAGGCTCCGGACTGGCGCGCCGTGTCTCCGCAGCCCTGGAGGTGTATTCGCGCATGCGGCTCACCCACAGCCGCCCGGACTACGGCATATCCACCGTCTGGATCAAGGAAGAGGCCGTTGCGGTGCAGGAGGAAGCGGTGCTGGAAATGCCCTTCGGCCGCTTGCTGCACTTCCGTAAAGAAGCAGGTGCCCAGCCAGACGACCAGCCCAAGGTGCTGCTGGTAGCGCCCTTGTCCGGTCACTTTGCGACCCTGCTGCGGGAGACGGTGCGCACCCTGCTGCAGGACCATGATGTGTTCATTACCGACTGGAACAATGCGCGCGACGTGCCGCTATCCCAAGGCGGTTTCGGTCTGGACGATTACATCGACCACATGATCCGCTTCATAGAGGAAGTGGGCGTCGGAACCCACGTGGTGGCCGTGTGCCAGCCCTGCGTAGCCGCACTGGCCGCCACCGCCATCATGGCGGAGGATGACAACCCCAAACAGCCGCGTAGCCTGACGCTGATGGCCGGCCCGGTGGATTGCCGCGTTAACCCCACCGGCGTGAACACCCTGGCCACCAGCAAACCCATCGAGTGGTTTGAGAAGAACCTCATCAGCCATGTGCCGCTGCCGCATGCCGGTTTCATGCGCCGCGTGTATCCCGGTTTTGTGCAGCTCAGCGCTTTCATGAGCATGAACCTGGAGCGCCACAAGCAGGCCTTCATCGACATGTACAAGCACACGGTGGACGGGGACCATGACAAGGCGCTGTCCATCAAGACCTTCTATGACGAATACCTGGCGGTCAACGATTTGCCTGCCGAGTTCTATCTGGAGACCATCGAAAAGGTGTTCCAGACCTATGACCTGGCATTGGGCAAGCTGATCTACCGTGGTCGCCTGGTCAATACGCGGGCGATACGGCGCACGGCGCTCATGACGGTGGAGGGCGAACGCGATGACATCTGCTCCGTCGGGCAGACCGTGGCCGCCCAGGACCTGTGCAGCAGCATCCGGCCGTATTTGAAAAACCACCATGTGCAGACCGGCGTGGGGCATTACGGGGTGTTCAGCGGCAAGAAGTGGAACCAGCAGATCTATCCCCGCGTCAGGGACTCCATACACGCCAGCAACGGTTAG
- a CDS encoding trypsin-like peptidase domain-containing protein: MHRTFSLPVIARALFAAMALQTIPAIAQVRDGLPDVAGIAAKYGPAVVNISVSGTRQISTSPPSPGEDSKGESDDTAAAQEFFRQFQQQYGNLPAQIPVPVQSAGSGFIMSSDGLILTNAHVVKNAQEVTVKLTDRREFIATVVGADAVSDVAVLKIPAHDLPTINAQNTRPTNVGDWVMAIGSPFGFENTVTAGVVSATKRQVRSESNAPYIQTDVAINPGNSGGPLINMSGEVIGMNAMIYSRTGGFQGLSFAIPIDVVRNIAQQIISTGTAQHARLGMGVQEVNQLLAEAFHLPRPMGVLVDDIEFGAPAFTAGLRTGDIVLNVNGRPIEASVDLLEALELAKPGDRVEIAYWRDGQTKKGFANLAGAKPAPKPVENTLAMVTLPRLGLTVRPQRPDEKEKDSADFGWVIEKVDASASRAGFLVGDLLLAIGGRPVPSAEQMKASAQDGSKPVALLISRAGTRMFLAMHLI; this comes from the coding sequence TTGCATAGAACCTTTTCTCTGCCCGTCATCGCACGGGCACTGTTTGCAGCCATGGCGCTGCAAACCATTCCAGCCATTGCACAAGTCCGGGACGGACTTCCCGACGTTGCCGGCATCGCCGCCAAATACGGTCCGGCCGTGGTCAACATCAGTGTGAGCGGCACGCGCCAGATCTCCACCTCACCCCCATCGCCCGGCGAAGACAGCAAGGGCGAATCCGATGACACCGCCGCGGCGCAGGAGTTCTTCAGGCAGTTCCAGCAGCAGTACGGCAACCTGCCGGCGCAGATTCCCGTACCGGTTCAAAGCGCAGGTTCGGGCTTCATCATGTCTTCCGATGGCCTCATTTTGACCAACGCACACGTGGTCAAGAATGCGCAGGAAGTCACGGTCAAGCTCACCGACCGGCGCGAATTCATTGCGACCGTGGTGGGTGCCGACGCGGTATCCGACGTGGCCGTGCTGAAGATACCGGCACACGATCTCCCCACCATCAATGCCCAGAACACCCGCCCCACCAATGTGGGCGACTGGGTCATGGCCATAGGATCACCCTTTGGCTTTGAGAACACCGTGACCGCAGGCGTGGTCAGCGCCACCAAGAGGCAGGTCCGCAGCGAGAGCAATGCGCCCTATATCCAGACAGATGTGGCCATCAACCCTGGCAACTCCGGTGGACCGCTCATCAACATGAGTGGTGAGGTGATCGGCATGAACGCCATGATCTACTCCAGAACCGGCGGCTTCCAGGGCCTGTCCTTCGCCATACCCATTGATGTGGTGCGCAACATTGCCCAACAGATCATCAGCACCGGCACGGCCCAGCACGCCCGTCTGGGCATGGGCGTGCAGGAGGTCAACCAGCTGCTGGCGGAAGCCTTCCACCTGCCCCGACCCATGGGCGTGCTGGTGGATGACATTGAGTTTGGCGCGCCTGCATTCACAGCCGGGCTGCGCACAGGCGACATTGTCCTGAACGTCAATGGCAGACCGATTGAGGCCTCGGTAGACCTGCTGGAGGCACTGGAGCTTGCCAAGCCCGGGGATCGCGTGGAAATCGCGTACTGGCGGGACGGACAGACCAAGAAAGGCTTCGCCAATCTGGCAGGCGCCAAACCCGCACCCAAGCCAGTGGAAAACACGCTTGCAATGGTCACACTGCCCCGTCTGGGTCTGACCGTCAGACCGCAACGTCCAGACGAAAAAGAAAAAGACAGTGCGGACTTCGGATGGGTGATCGAAAAGGTCGATGCGTCGGCCTCCAGGGCCGGATTCCTGGTTGGTGATCTGCTGCTCGCCATCGGAGGCCGACCGGTCCCCTCGGCGGAGCAGATGAAGGCCTCCGCACAGGACGGAAGCAAACCGGTTGCACTGCTGATTTCGCGCGCGGGAACCAGGATGTTCCTGGCCATGCACCTGATTTGA
- a CDS encoding cupin domain-containing protein, whose protein sequence is MLDKTATKFSHVHPTDTEFVSGGLRDFFLYRDLGIADATNGKVIAHLVKANLAPEVGTGWHRHEADFQIVIMTKGWARFMYEDKETLVKAGDVVHQRPGIRHFLFDYSPDMEYLEIVSPADFKTVDVEPVCEIPAPTPWK, encoded by the coding sequence ATGCTGGACAAGACCGCTACCAAGTTTTCCCATGTGCACCCGACGGACACGGAGTTTGTGTCGGGTGGTCTGCGCGACTTCTTTCTGTATCGGGACCTGGGCATTGCCGACGCAACCAACGGCAAAGTGATTGCGCACTTGGTAAAAGCCAATCTGGCACCAGAAGTGGGCACCGGCTGGCACCGCCATGAAGCAGATTTTCAGATCGTCATCATGACCAAGGGCTGGGCCCGCTTCATGTACGAGGACAAGGAAACGCTGGTCAAAGCCGGTGACGTGGTGCACCAGCGCCCGGGCATACGCCACTTTCTGTTCGACTATTCACCCGACATGGAGTACCTGGAGATCGTGTCGCCAGCAGACTTCAAGACGGTGGATGTGGAACCGGTCTGTGAGATCCCTGCGCCCACACCCTGGAAGTAG
- a CDS encoding LysE family translocator, whose amino-acid sequence MTLHTWWLFVAMTFVVSATPGPNMLLVMSHSARFGLRAAVATMCGCMTSLLAMMSISAAGMGVLLHAFPAVFDAMRLAGAAYLAYLGVQGWRAPVADAAEPGATAAPAQPPAHLYRQGVLVAASNPKAILFAAAFFPQFLNPALPQLGQFAILLSTFAVVEVAWYLVYAVSGHKLSHYLRQARVMRVFNRVTGGIFVGFAAVMATVRE is encoded by the coding sequence ATGACTTTGCATACTTGGTGGCTGTTTGTGGCCATGACTTTTGTGGTGTCTGCCACGCCCGGCCCCAACATGTTGCTGGTGATGAGCCACAGTGCACGGTTCGGGCTGCGCGCCGCAGTGGCCACCATGTGTGGCTGCATGACTTCGTTGCTGGCGATGATGAGCATCTCGGCTGCCGGCATGGGCGTGCTGCTGCATGCCTTTCCGGCCGTGTTTGATGCCATGCGTCTGGCCGGTGCGGCCTATCTCGCCTATCTGGGCGTGCAGGGTTGGCGCGCACCGGTTGCGGATGCGGCAGAGCCAGGAGCCACCGCGGCGCCGGCGCAACCCCCGGCACACCTGTATCGCCAGGGCGTACTGGTGGCTGCCAGCAATCCAAAGGCCATTCTGTTCGCAGCGGCGTTCTTCCCCCAGTTTCTCAACCCGGCGCTGCCACAGCTCGGCCAGTTTGCGATCCTGCTGAGTACCTTTGCTGTGGTGGAAGTGGCCTGGTATCTGGTCTACGCCGTCAGCGGGCACAAGCTCTCGCACTACCTGCGCCAGGCCCGGGTGATGCGCGTGTTCAACCGGGTGACCGGAGGTATCTTTGTCGGCTTTGCTGCGGTGATGGCGACAGTGCGCGAATAA
- a CDS encoding tetratricopeptide repeat protein, protein MDISHVEKCIRVLGEVSRAIAVQQNASARALEDGLSCIKAQGVLIEYASAMAAQHRAEKHPAHHDASHKPESHSFKDYVFRGSRSAMEHFYSGNHHMECQEYADAIGSYDAAIEQNPSIPEFHFNKGNALAKTQSYSQAILCYDLAIALRPDYAVAYANRGNCLYEAQRFEEAVESFNAAAILNPGLANAYLGKGNALVRLQQFEAAVHAYDLAKAQDPMLIEATYNKSIVLELMLLESQPKQA, encoded by the coding sequence ATGGATATCAGCCACGTCGAAAAATGCATCCGTGTCCTGGGTGAGGTATCGCGGGCGATTGCTGTCCAACAGAACGCTTCGGCGCGCGCCCTGGAAGATGGCCTGTCCTGCATCAAGGCACAGGGTGTGTTGATTGAATATGCCTCCGCCATGGCGGCACAGCATCGTGCCGAAAAGCACCCCGCGCACCACGACGCCAGCCACAAGCCGGAGTCGCACTCCTTCAAGGACTATGTATTCCGTGGCTCCCGCTCGGCGATGGAACATTTTTACAGCGGCAACCACCATATGGAGTGCCAGGAATACGCAGACGCCATCGGCAGCTACGACGCAGCCATAGAGCAGAACCCATCCATCCCGGAGTTCCACTTCAACAAGGGCAATGCACTGGCCAAGACGCAAAGCTATTCGCAAGCCATCCTGTGCTACGACCTGGCAATTGCTCTGCGCCCCGACTATGCGGTGGCCTATGCCAACCGCGGCAACTGCCTGTATGAAGCCCAGCGCTTTGAAGAGGCCGTCGAGAGTTTCAATGCGGCGGCCATTCTCAACCCCGGCTTGGCCAACGCCTACCTGGGCAAGGGCAACGCGCTGGTGCGTCTACAGCAGTTCGAGGCTGCGGTGCACGCCTACGACCTGGCAAAAGCGCAGGACCCGATGCTCATTGAGGCCACGTACAACAAAAGCATAGTCCTGGAGCTGATGCTCCTGGAAAGCCAGCCCAAGCAGGCTTAG
- a CDS encoding cation acetate symporter, with protein sequence MSKVQKTLASLLMLAVAGSAFAAGGDLGQVDKQPTNWVAITMFAVFVVGTLFITKWAAAKTKSAADFYTGGGGITGFQNGLAIAGDYMSAASFLGISAAVMATGYDGLIYSIGFLVGWPVVTFLMAERLRNLGKFTFADVAGYRFQATPIRAFAASGTLVVVAFYLIAQMVGAGALIKLLFGLEYWMAVVIVGALMMIYVLFGGMTATTWVQIIKACMLLAGVTFMAFMVMAQFGFSPEALFAKGVEVRTLIAGHAKDAAVAAAAAATASAATPEAVKAAGEAAAKAVAMDPAKIGLAIMGPGGFVKDPISAISFGMALMFGTAGLPHILMRFFTVPDAKQARKSVLWATTWIGYFYVLIFIIGFGAITLVLTNPEFSNVVTGVIKGGGGSANMAAVLVAKAVGGNVFFGFISAVAFATILAVVAGLTLSGASAVSHDIYATLIKKGKADSASELRVSRVTTVVLGIVAVALGIAFEKQNIAFMVSLAFAIAASANFPVLFMAVLWKDCTTKGAVIGGFMGLISSVALTVVSPSVWEATLGNPKGSAWFPYTSPALFSMAIAFVGIWLFSIMDRSANAAKERAAFPAQQVRSETGLGASGASGH encoded by the coding sequence ATGAGCAAGGTCCAAAAAACTCTCGCCTCGCTGCTGATGCTGGCAGTTGCCGGTTCGGCGTTTGCAGCCGGTGGCGATCTCGGTCAGGTCGACAAACAGCCCACCAACTGGGTTGCGATCACCATGTTTGCCGTGTTCGTCGTGGGCACGCTCTTCATCACCAAATGGGCAGCAGCCAAGACCAAGTCCGCCGCTGACTTCTATACCGGTGGCGGTGGCATCACCGGCTTCCAGAATGGTTTGGCGATTGCAGGCGACTACATGTCTGCCGCTTCCTTCCTGGGTATTTCCGCTGCCGTGATGGCCACCGGCTATGACGGCCTGATCTACTCCATCGGCTTCCTGGTGGGCTGGCCTGTGGTCACCTTCCTGATGGCAGAGCGCCTGCGCAACCTGGGCAAGTTCACCTTTGCCGACGTGGCCGGTTACCGCTTTCAGGCAACACCCATCCGCGCCTTTGCCGCCTCGGGCACGCTGGTGGTGGTGGCCTTCTACCTGATCGCCCAGATGGTGGGTGCAGGTGCGCTGATCAAGCTGTTGTTTGGTCTGGAGTACTGGATGGCGGTGGTGATCGTCGGCGCGCTGATGATGATTTACGTGCTGTTCGGTGGCATGACTGCCACTACGTGGGTGCAGATCATCAAGGCCTGCATGCTGTTGGCCGGTGTGACCTTCATGGCATTCATGGTCATGGCGCAATTTGGCTTCAGCCCGGAAGCGCTGTTTGCCAAGGGCGTAGAAGTGCGTACCCTGATTGCCGGACACGCCAAGGACGCCGCTGTGGCCGCCGCCGCAGCTGCAACCGCCTCTGCGGCCACACCGGAAGCCGTCAAGGCCGCCGGCGAAGCCGCTGCCAAGGCGGTCGCCATGGACCCCGCCAAGATCGGTCTGGCCATCATGGGCCCAGGCGGTTTTGTGAAAGACCCGATCTCCGCCATCTCCTTCGGTATGGCGCTGATGTTTGGTACCGCCGGTCTGCCCCACATCCTGATGCGCTTCTTCACCGTGCCCGATGCCAAGCAGGCACGCAAGTCCGTGTTGTGGGCCACCACCTGGATCGGTTACTTCTACGTGCTGATCTTCATCATCGGCTTTGGTGCCATCACCCTGGTGCTGACCAACCCTGAATTTTCCAACGTCGTCACCGGTGTCATCAAAGGCGGCGGCGGCTCGGCCAACATGGCTGCGGTGCTGGTGGCTAAGGCGGTGGGCGGCAATGTGTTCTTCGGATTCATCTCCGCCGTGGCCTTTGCGACCATTCTGGCCGTGGTGGCCGGCCTGACCTTGTCCGGCGCATCGGCGGTGTCCCACGACATCTACGCCACGCTGATCAAGAAGGGCAAGGCCGACAGCGCCTCCGAGCTACGCGTGTCCCGCGTCACCACCGTGGTGCTGGGCATTGTGGCGGTGGCTCTGGGCATTGCCTTCGAGAAGCAGAACATCGCGTTCATGGTGTCGCTGGCCTTCGCCATCGCCGCATCGGCCAACTTCCCGGTGCTGTTCATGGCTGTGCTGTGGAAAGACTGCACTACCAAGGGCGCAGTGATCGGCGGCTTCATGGGACTGATCTCCTCGGTCGCACTGACCGTGGTTTCCCCTTCCGTGTGGGAAGCCACCCTGGGCAACCCAAAGGGCTCGGCCTGGTTCCCCTACACCTCGCCTGCGCTGTTCTCCATGGCCATCGCGTTCGTAGGTATCTGGCTGTTCTCCATCATGGACCGCAGCGCCAACGCCGCCAAGGAACGCGCTGCGTTCCCCGCGCAGCAAGTGCGCTCCGAAACCGGACTGGGTGCATCCGGAGCTTCCGGTCACTAA